Below is a window of Polyangiaceae bacterium DNA.
GGAGAAGCGTCACCACCGTCCGAGCTCGAGCACGCGCCGAGCGCCGCTCCCAAGAGGACCAGAACCGCCGCGCCAAGCAAGGTCGTCCGCATGTCTCACTCTCCTGTCGGGGGGCGGTTTGCAACGCCCGTGCCGGGGCGCGTGGCACAGGCTGGCACGCTCCCGATTTCGGGTGCGCCGCCGGGGCGCCTCTGCTTCGATCCCGACCGGAGGGCGTCGGGTTGGAGAGCGAGCTAAAACGCCTGACGCGGGCCTACCAAGCGCTGTGCTCGTGCCAGAGCCAGATCGTGCGCGCCGCGTCGGAGCAGGAGATGCTCGATTCGGTGTGCCGAACGCTGGTCGACGTCGGGCGCTACCGCATGGCTTGGGTCGGGTACGCCGAGCACGATCCGCAGCGAACGGTCCGGCCCGTGGCGGTCGCGGGTGAAGAGGCCGGCTACCTGAGCTCGATTCGCGTCAGCTGGGCAGACGACGTCCACGGTCACGGCCCGAGCGGCACCGCCATCCGCACCGGCCAGCCTCATGTCAACCGCGACAGCGACACGAACCCCGCGTTCGCGCCCTGGCGGGAGGACGCCCTGAGGCGTGGATTCCGCTCCTCGGTGGCGCTGCCGCTGTCAGCGGAGGGGGAGGTGTTCGGCGCGCTGTCCGTCTACTCGGCGGAGCCCGACGCGTTCGACGGCCACGAGTGCTCGCTGCTCATCCGCTTCGCCGAGGACCTGGCGTTCGGGGTGAGCGCCTTGCGCGCGCGCCGGAGCCTGGCGCAGCGCGACACCGAAGCCCGACAGTTGGTCCGCGAGCTGGGTGAACGCGTCAAGGAGCTCACGGCGCTGCACCAGGGAGCGCGCCTGTTGTTGCAGGGCACTGGCACCGTGGAGGACAGACTCCCGGAGCTGGCTCGCCTGCTGCCTCCCGCGATGGAGCATCCAGAGCACACGACCGCCTGCATCAGCTACGCGGGCCACACCTACGCGACCGAAGGGCACGCACCTTCGGCTCGAGTGCTGAGCGCGCAGTTCGAGACGGCCGCGGGCGGGCGTGGCTCGGTCGAGGTCGACGATCATGGCCCGGCCGACCGGGAAGGCGCGTTCCTTCCCGAAGAGCGCGCCCTCCTGGCATCGCTCGCGGACATGCTGCGGGTCGCGCTCGATCGGCAGCAGGCGGTGGAGGCGCTGCGGTCGGCGAACGAGCGCATGAACCTGGCCTTCGAGGCCGCGGGCATGGGTGTCTGGGAGTGGGACGTCGCCGAAAACCAGGTGCGCTGGTCCGAGCACCTGGCCCGCATGGTGGGGCTCGTCGGGGAGCAGCGCGGCCCCTTCGGGGAGCAGCGCGAGCTGATCCACCCGGACGACCGCGAGCGCCTGTACCAAAGGCTGGAGCGCGCGGGCCGAGGTGAGGACGACCTCCGCGGTATGGAGTTCCGGATCGTTCGCGCCGGAGGCGGCTGGCGCCAGATGCTGGCGCGCGCGCGGTTCTTCCCCGAGCCGCCCGCTCGTCCCACCCGCATCCTGGTGGTGCTGCTCGACGTCAGCGAGCGGCACGCGCTGGAGGAGGGGTTTCGCCAGGCGCAGAAGGTCGAAGCCCTCGGCCAGGTCGCGGCCGGTGTCGCCCACGACTTCAACAACCTGGTGACGGTGCTCCTGGGCGCCGCCGAGGCGCTCCGCGAGCAGGCCCCGGCGAACGCTTCATGGCGTCCGCTGGTGGAGGACGTGTCGGAGGCCAGCGAGCGCGCCCGACGACTGACCGCCCAGCTGCTCACCTTCTCACGCAAGAGCAAGTTCCAGCCGGCGGCGGTGGACGTCTGCGACCTGGTGACCCGGCTCGAGCCCGTCCTGACGCGCTTGGTCGGCGAGGCCGCCGAGCTGCGCTTCGAGCTCGATCTCGGCGCCGGCAGGGTCTGGGCCGACCCTGCGCAGATCGAACAAGTGGTGATGAACCTGGTCGTGAACGCGCGCGACGCCATGCCAGAGGGCGGGCGGCTGACGGTGAAGACGCACGCGAGCGAGGTCGTCGGCCGCTCGGGGGCGGGCGCCGGCCCCGCGCGCTACGCGGTGATCGAGGTGAGCGACTCCGGTCCCGGCATCGCCCCGGCGATTCAGGAGCGCATCTTCGAGCCGTTCTTCACCACCAAAGGAGTCGGCAACGGCACGGGGCTCGGCCTTGCGCTGGTGACCCGGGTCGCGCGGGAGTGGCAAGGCTTCGTGGAGCTGGAGAGCTCGCCGGGCCGCGGCGCGACGTTTCGCGTGCTCCTGCCTCGGCTGGCGGAGTGAGAGCTCACCCGTCGCCGCGCGACAGCGCGAAGGCGTGGCGGACGTCCTTGCCGCGCACCATGAACACCACCATCTCCGCGATGTTCGTGGCGTGGTCGGCGATGCGCTCCAGGTACTTCGCGATCGACTGTAGGCGGGTCGCGCGGAACACGCTATCGGAGTCCTTCATCATCAGCTGGAGCAGCTCCGGGAAGAGCTGGGCGTAGTAGGCGTCCACCTGCCCGTCGCGCTCGATGACCTCTTCGGCCGCCTCGGTGTTGCCGGCGACGAAGGCGTCCAGGGCGTCGTGCAGCATGGCCAGGGCGGCTTCGGCGATGCGAGTCACGCTGGTGGTGGCGGGCAGTGGCGGCTCCGCTGCCAGCTCGATCACGCGCTCGCAGACGTTCACGCCGAGGTCCCCCATGCGCTCGAGATCCGTGACCAGCTTCATGGTCGTGGTGATGAAGCGCAGGTCGCTGGCTACCGGCTGGCGACGGGCGAGGATCTTCAGGCACAGCTGGTCGATGTCGAGCTCGAGCTGGTCGATTTGGTTGTCGATGCGAATGGTGAGCCGGGCGAGCTCCGCGTCGCGCTCGCTGAACGCACGCATCGCCTGGGCGAGCAGCTCCTCGGTCCGGGCCCCCATCAAGAGCACCTGCTCCCGGAGCTTCTCGAGCTCCGCCTCGTACTCGCGATCAGTGTGCCTTTGCAGAGATGTCATCCGAACCGCCCCGTGATGTAGTCCTCGGTCTGCTTCTCGCTCGGCCGGGTGAAGATCACGTCCGTCCGGTCGTACTCCACCAGCTCGCCCAGGTAGAAGAAAGCGGTGAAGTCGGCGACGCGCGCCGCTTGCTGCATGTTGTGGGTGACGATCACGATCGTGTACCGCTCGCGCAGCTCGTGGATGAGCTCTTCGACCCGTGCCGTGGCGATTGGGTCCAGCGCCGAGCACGGCTCGTCCATGAGTAGCACCTCCGGCTCGAGTGCCAAGGAGCGGGCGATGCACAGGCGCTGTTGCTGGCCGCCGCTCAGGCTGGTGCCCGAGCGGCCGAGGACGTCCTTGACCTCGTCCCAGAGCGCGACCTGGCGCAGGACGCGCTCGGTCAGCTCCTCGGGGTCCTTGGGGCGGATGCCGTTCAGCTTGAGCCCGGCCAGTACGTTCTCCCGGATGGTCATGGTCGGGAAGGGGTTCGGCTTCTGGAACACCATCCCGACGCGGCGCCGGACCCGAACCGGGTCCACGTCCCGGGCGTAGATGTCCTCTTGGTCGAGCAGCACCTTGCCCGCGACCCGGGCGCCCGGCACCACCTCGTGCATGCGGTTCAGACAGCGGATGAAGGTGGACTTGCCGCAGCCCGAAGGACCGATGATCGCCGTCACGTGCTTGTCCTCGACGGGCAAGGTCACGCCTTTCAGGACCTCGGTGGCTCCGAAGTAGGCCTTCAGGGTGTCGGCGCGCATCTTCGGAGCGTCCGCCGCGGGCGGGGTGCTCTGGCGGGTTTTGGCCCGCGCGGGGCGCGTGGACTCGGCGACGCGGACCAGGGGTAGGGAGCTTTGCATCATCGGGACCTCACGCGGTTTCTCACCAACAGGCGAGCGGAGACGTTCAAGATCAGGACCATGCCGACCAACACCAGCGCGGCGGCCCAGGCCTTCTGGTGCCAGTCGTCGTACGGCGAGACGGCGTAGGTGTAGATCTGCACCGGCAAGGAGGCCGTGGGTTGGGCGAGCCCGCTCGGCCAGAACGAGTTGTTGAAGGCGGTGAACAAGAGCGGGGCCGTCTCACCGGCGACGCGCGCGACCGCCAGCATGATTCCAGTGGCGATGCCCGGCGCCGCGGTGCGTAGCACCACGCGCAAGGTTGCGCGCCACTTGGGGACACCCAGACCGAGCGCCGCTTCGCGCAGCGACTCGGGCACCAAGCGAAGCAGCTCTTCCGTGGTGCGGGTGATGGTCGGCAGCATGAGCACGGCGAGGGCGACGCCGCCGGCCAAGGCCGAGAAGCTCTTGGTCCTGAGCACGATCAGCGTGTAGACGAAGATGCCGACGGTGATGCTGGGGATGCCGGACATCACGTCGGCGGAGAAGCGCACCAGCTTGGCGAAGCGGTGGTTGCCGAACTCGGCCAGGTACACACCGGCCAGAACGCCGGGCGGAATGCCGAACAGACAAGCGAGGCCCACCAGCTCCAAGGTGCCGACCAGCGCGTTGGCCATGCCGCCGCCGGTCTCCCCGACGGGTTTCGGCAGCTCCGTGAAGAAGGCCGCGTCGATGCCGCCGATGCCTCGGGAAGCCACGTAGAACAGCACCAGACCCAGCGGGATCAGCGCGAGCAGCGTGGCTACCAGGCAAGCGCCGCGCACCACCGCGTCCACGAGCTTGCGCCGCGTATGCTTCATCATGAGCGGGCTCCCTGCGGGAGGCGTCCGACGCGCCACACCAAGAGGCGAGCGATGACGTTCAGGATCAGCGTCACCGCGAACAACAAGAGGCCGATCTCCGCCAGCGCGCCCAGGTAGACGTCACCCGTCGCCTCGGTGAACTCGTTGGCGATGACGCTGGCCATGGTGTAGCCGGGGGCGAACAGCGAGGTGCTGATGTCCGCGCGATTGCCGATCACCATGGTGATGGCCATCGTCTCGCCCAGCGCGCGACCCAGGCCCAGGATGATCGCGCCGATGATGCCCGAGCGGGCGTAGGGCAGGATGGCGAAGCGGAGCGCCTCCCAGCGGGTCGAGCCCAGGGCCAGGGCGCCCTCGCGGAGCGTGTCCGGGACCGCGCGCAGCACCTCGCGGGACACGCTCGAGATGGTCGGCGTGATCATGATGGCGAGGATGATGCCGCCCGCCAGCATGCCGAAGCCCTGGTGCGGCCCCTGGAACAGCGGCAGAAAGCCCAGCGTCTTGCCCAGGAAGGGCTCCAGGTGATTCCTGAGGAACGGCGCCAGCGCGAAGATGCCCCACAGGCCGTAGATGACGCTGGGTACCGCCGCGAGCAGCTCGACCAGGAAGCTGACCGGTGCCCGCAACCAGGCCGGAGCGAGCTCGGTCAGGAAGATGGCGACGCCCAGGGAGATCGGCACCGAGATGCAGAGGGCCAAGAGCGACGAGACGAGGGTGCCGTAGATGAAGGGGAGCGCGCCGAACGAGTCGCGCACCGGATCCCAGTCCCGCCCCACGATGAAGCGCCAGCCGGAGTGCTCGATGGACGGCCGGGCGGCCGTCCACATCTCCAGCGCCATGGCGGCCAGCACCAGCACGATGGCCATGGCGAACAAGCTCGCCACGCCGCGGAACAGAAAGTCGCCGAGGTTCACCTCGGGGCCGAGGCGCGCGAGCCAGCCGGGCCGCTTGCGAACCAGGGGGACTTCCGTCCGCGAGCTCATGTCACCCGCCAGAGAGCAGCTTCTCGTTGCCGGAGCGCAGCGACTTGATGCGCTCTTCGGTCTTCTTGATCAAGCTCTCCGGCAGCGGCGCGTAGTCCAGCTCCGCCGCGTGCTTCTGTCCGTCGTGGAGCGCCCACCACAGGAATTTGGCGATGGCCTCGCCTTTGACCTTGTTCTTGGCGTCCTCGTAGACCAGGAGATAGGTGAACGCGGAGATCGGGTACGCCGCCTCACCCGGGGGATCGGCCAGGGAGGCGGTCAGCGTGTCATCCACCTCGACGCCAGCCGCTGCGGCAGTGATGCTCTCCGGCTTGGGCTCGACGAACTTGCCGGCCTTGTTCTTGACGTGGGCGATGGGCAGCTTGTTCTGTCGCGCATAGGCCAGCTCGACGTAGCCGACGGTGAAGGGAGTGGTCTTCACCTGGCCGGTGACGCCCTCGTTGCCCTTGGCGCCCAGTCCCACCGGCCACTTCACGCTCTTGCCGGCGCCGACCTTGTCCTTGAACTCCGGCGAGACCTTGACCAGGTAGTCGGTGAAGACGGCGGTCGTGCCGCTGCCGTCGGAGCGGTAGACGACCGCGATGTCCTTGTCGGGCAGCTTCGCGTCCGAGTTGGCCTCGACGAGCTTGGGATCGTTCCACTTCTTGATCGTGCCGAGGAAGATGCCCGAGACAGCCTCGGCGCTCAGCTTCAGCGGGCCGCTCACGCCCGGCACGTTGTAGGTGATGATGACCGCGCCCAACGTGGACGGGATGTGGTGCAGCTTCGCCGGGGCCTTCTGCACTTCGTCGGCGGTCATGGGCGCGTCGCTCGCGCCGAAGTCCACGGTGCCGGCGCTGACCTGCCGAATGCCGCCGCCCGAGCCGATGGACTGGTAGTTGATGCGGACGTTCGGGTTGACCTTGTTGTACTCGCTCATCCACTTGCTGTAGAGCGGGTAGGGGAAGGTCGCGCCGGCGCCGACCAGGGTCACCTGTCCGGTCGCAGGAGCCGCCGAGCCGCTCCCTGCCGGGCCAGCCGCCGTGCCTTCGGTCTTCGAGCAGCCGAGCGCCAGGGCGATCGGCAGACACACCAACACGCTCACCGCATTCCTTCGGGAAATCATGACGTAGCTCTCCTAACAGCGGCGCCCGCCCGGGGCGGGGCACCTCCGCAACAACCCTGTGACGATTTGGTGACGGGCCGGGGGGCCGGGGATCAGAACGAGAC
It encodes the following:
- a CDS encoding GAF domain-containing protein, which produces MESELKRLTRAYQALCSCQSQIVRAASEQEMLDSVCRTLVDVGRYRMAWVGYAEHDPQRTVRPVAVAGEEAGYLSSIRVSWADDVHGHGPSGTAIRTGQPHVNRDSDTNPAFAPWREDALRRGFRSSVALPLSAEGEVFGALSVYSAEPDAFDGHECSLLIRFAEDLAFGVSALRARRSLAQRDTEARQLVRELGERVKELTALHQGARLLLQGTGTVEDRLPELARLLPPAMEHPEHTTACISYAGHTYATEGHAPSARVLSAQFETAAGGRGSVEVDDHGPADREGAFLPEERALLASLADMLRVALDRQQAVEALRSANERMNLAFEAAGMGVWEWDVAENQVRWSEHLARMVGLVGEQRGPFGEQRELIHPDDRERLYQRLERAGRGEDDLRGMEFRIVRAGGGWRQMLARARFFPEPPARPTRILVVLLDVSERHALEEGFRQAQKVEALGQVAAGVAHDFNNLVTVLLGAAEALREQAPANASWRPLVEDVSEASERARRLTAQLLTFSRKSKFQPAAVDVCDLVTRLEPVLTRLVGEAAELRFELDLGAGRVWADPAQIEQVVMNLVVNARDAMPEGGRLTVKTHASEVVGRSGAGAGPARYAVIEVSDSGPGIAPAIQERIFEPFFTTKGVGNGTGLGLALVTRVAREWQGFVELESSPGRGATFRVLLPRLAE
- the phoU gene encoding phosphate signaling complex protein PhoU; translated protein: MTSLQRHTDREYEAELEKLREQVLLMGARTEELLAQAMRAFSERDAELARLTIRIDNQIDQLELDIDQLCLKILARRQPVASDLRFITTTMKLVTDLERMGDLGVNVCERVIELAAEPPLPATTSVTRIAEAALAMLHDALDAFVAGNTEAAEEVIERDGQVDAYYAQLFPELLQLMMKDSDSVFRATRLQSIAKYLERIADHATNIAEMVVFMVRGKDVRHAFALSRGDG
- the pstB gene encoding phosphate ABC transporter ATP-binding protein; translation: MMQSSLPLVRVAESTRPARAKTRQSTPPAADAPKMRADTLKAYFGATEVLKGVTLPVEDKHVTAIIGPSGCGKSTFIRCLNRMHEVVPGARVAGKVLLDQEDIYARDVDPVRVRRRVGMVFQKPNPFPTMTIRENVLAGLKLNGIRPKDPEELTERVLRQVALWDEVKDVLGRSGTSLSGGQQQRLCIARSLALEPEVLLMDEPCSALDPIATARVEELIHELRERYTIVIVTHNMQQAARVADFTAFFYLGELVEYDRTDVIFTRPSEKQTEDYITGRFG
- the pstA gene encoding phosphate ABC transporter permease PstA, with the protein product MMKHTRRKLVDAVVRGACLVATLLALIPLGLVLFYVASRGIGGIDAAFFTELPKPVGETGGGMANALVGTLELVGLACLFGIPPGVLAGVYLAEFGNHRFAKLVRFSADVMSGIPSITVGIFVYTLIVLRTKSFSALAGGVALAVLMLPTITRTTEELLRLVPESLREAALGLGVPKWRATLRVVLRTAAPGIATGIMLAVARVAGETAPLLFTAFNNSFWPSGLAQPTASLPVQIYTYAVSPYDDWHQKAWAAALVLVGMVLILNVSARLLVRNRVRSR
- the pstC gene encoding phosphate ABC transporter permease subunit PstC produces the protein MSSRTEVPLVRKRPGWLARLGPEVNLGDFLFRGVASLFAMAIVLVLAAMALEMWTAARPSIEHSGWRFIVGRDWDPVRDSFGALPFIYGTLVSSLLALCISVPISLGVAIFLTELAPAWLRAPVSFLVELLAAVPSVIYGLWGIFALAPFLRNHLEPFLGKTLGFLPLFQGPHQGFGMLAGGIILAIMITPTISSVSREVLRAVPDTLREGALALGSTRWEALRFAILPYARSGIIGAIILGLGRALGETMAITMVIGNRADISTSLFAPGYTMASVIANEFTEATGDVYLGALAEIGLLLFAVTLILNVIARLLVWRVGRLPQGARS
- the pstS gene encoding phosphate ABC transporter substrate-binding protein PstS; amino-acid sequence: MISRRNAVSVLVCLPIALALGCSKTEGTAAGPAGSGSAAPATGQVTLVGAGATFPYPLYSKWMSEYNKVNPNVRINYQSIGSGGGIRQVSAGTVDFGASDAPMTADEVQKAPAKLHHIPSTLGAVIITYNVPGVSGPLKLSAEAVSGIFLGTIKKWNDPKLVEANSDAKLPDKDIAVVYRSDGSGTTAVFTDYLVKVSPEFKDKVGAGKSVKWPVGLGAKGNEGVTGQVKTTPFTVGYVELAYARQNKLPIAHVKNKAGKFVEPKPESITAAAAGVEVDDTLTASLADPPGEAAYPISAFTYLLVYEDAKNKVKGEAIAKFLWWALHDGQKHAAELDYAPLPESLIKKTEERIKSLRSGNEKLLSGG